Proteins encoded in a region of the Paucidesulfovibrio longus DSM 6739 genome:
- a CDS encoding ExeA family protein yields the protein MKYFERLGLVREPFSSSPDPGFLFYSRQHITCLQELEIAVRLRRGLNMVIGDIGTGKTTLCRRFVRNLSRNKSISVHLLLDPGFSSARAFLRVLCTQLCGELPDSRLSLWSLKEMIKKALLRMGMREDKTIVLIIDEGQKMSRECLEILRELLNYETNDAKLLQIVIFGQRELEPVVAGMPNFLDRVNFYHKLSPLSFREMRSMIEYRVGKAVGEGCFPPSLFSGPALWTIHRATGGYPRKVVRLCHKSLLQMLIADKSVVTRGTVRRVLREEAQLRRPSRWGWVAAGTAAVVLASGLAAVRYVPEFRALIPGLESALASMSDSGDVLVLPENGPQSLRLGSGLTVGDGGAVEPFIPSSEMPEYFGGMHLAKGESLSEAVRLVYGVYDKDNLKRVLAANPGLRDPDNVPGATELRFPLVVPRGDALPGGLIWVRLGSSSSLEEAHAKLRQFAFFGLDLRLLPQFSRVGGLRFQIVLEEPETSEQEALSRLEKLPLALQKTADAYRPLEGVVLLGQTNAAARKALARAEEAVR from the coding sequence ATGAAGTATTTCGAGCGGCTCGGCCTGGTCCGGGAACCCTTTTCCAGTTCGCCGGATCCGGGCTTTCTGTTCTATTCCAGGCAGCACATCACCTGCCTTCAGGAGCTGGAGATCGCGGTGCGCCTGCGCCGCGGGCTGAACATGGTCATCGGCGACATCGGCACGGGCAAGACCACGCTCTGCCGGCGCTTCGTGCGCAACCTGAGCCGGAACAAGTCCATTTCCGTGCACCTGCTGCTGGACCCCGGCTTTTCCTCGGCCCGCGCCTTTTTGCGCGTGCTCTGCACCCAGCTCTGCGGCGAGCTTCCGGACAGCCGCCTGAGCCTCTGGTCGCTGAAGGAGATGATCAAGAAGGCGCTGTTGCGCATGGGCATGCGCGAGGACAAGACCATCGTCCTGATCATCGACGAGGGCCAGAAGATGAGCCGCGAGTGCCTGGAAATCCTGCGCGAGCTGCTCAACTACGAAACCAACGACGCCAAGCTGCTCCAGATCGTGATTTTCGGCCAGCGGGAGCTGGAACCCGTGGTCGCGGGAATGCCCAACTTCCTTGACCGCGTGAATTTCTACCACAAGCTCAGCCCGCTGAGCTTCCGCGAGATGCGCTCCATGATCGAGTACCGCGTGGGCAAGGCCGTGGGCGAAGGCTGCTTCCCGCCTTCGCTCTTCAGCGGCCCGGCCCTCTGGACCATTCACCGGGCCACGGGCGGGTACCCGCGCAAGGTGGTGCGCCTTTGCCACAAGAGCCTGCTGCAGATGCTCATCGCAGACAAGAGCGTGGTCACGCGGGGGACGGTCCGCCGCGTCCTGCGCGAGGAGGCGCAGCTTCGCCGTCCGTCGCGCTGGGGCTGGGTCGCGGCGGGAACGGCCGCCGTGGTCCTGGCGAGCGGGCTGGCGGCCGTGCGCTACGTGCCGGAATTCCGCGCGCTGATCCCCGGACTCGAATCCGCGCTCGCGTCCATGTCCGACTCCGGGGACGTGCTCGTCCTGCCGGAGAATGGGCCGCAGAGCCTGCGTCTCGGCTCCGGCCTGACCGTGGGCGACGGCGGAGCCGTGGAACCCTTCATCCCGTCCAGCGAAATGCCGGAATATTTCGGGGGCATGCACCTGGCCAAGGGCGAGAGCCTTTCCGAGGCGGTGCGGCTGGTCTACGGCGTCTACGACAAGGACAACCTCAAGCGCGTGCTGGCCGCGAATCCGGGCCTGCGCGACCCGGACAACGTGCCGGGGGCGACGGAACTGCGCTTCCCGCTCGTTGTTCCGCGCGGGGACGCGTTGCCCGGCGGCTTGATCTGGGTTCGCCTGGGTTCCTCGTCGAGCCTGGAGGAGGCCCACGCCAAGCTGCGTCAATTCGCCTTTTTCGGGCTGGACCTCCGGCTGCTCCCGCAGTTCTCCCGCGTGGGCGGGCTGCGCTTCCAGATCGTGCTGGAAGAGCCGGAAACGAGCGAGCAGGAAGCGCTGTCGCGGCTCGAAAAGCTGCCCCTGGCCCTGCAGAAGACCGCTGATGCGTATCGCCCCCTGGAAGGGGTGGTGCTGCTCGGCCAAACCAACGCCGCCGCGCGCAAGGCTCTGGCGCGGGCGGAAGAAGCCGTCCGCTAG
- a CDS encoding GspE/PulE family protein gives MPKRERKRLGDLLIEAGVITQAQLKEALTGQKQSGLKLGQYMIQTGMIKEEVMLTTLSAQLRIPKYQPDKHPFEEGVSSLVSEQIARKNRIVPLQRKGSLLIVAMPDPMDINALDTVEIASNMEVEPVICSENDFEMLFSSIYGRGIVPDAAYEGIAEEAGVQDEGEIRRDAEVNVDALTDMAEQAPVIRMVNSILNQAVREKASDIHISPERDFVTVRYRVDGKLRSVPAPPKSIFLPLVSRLKIMANMDIAISKIPQDGRFSFHTQNHEFNVRVSSLPTIYGENLVLRLLDRNAHGLTLDELGFSVHDRPKVDLAIRQPYGMILAAGPTGSGKTTTLYSFLRAIKNDEINILTLEDPVEYRIDKIRQVQLNTKAGMTFASGLRSILRQDPDVVLVGEIRDQETAAIATQAALTGHRVLSTLHTNEAAGAITRLVEMGLEPFLVASVLLLSVSQRLVRKVCPFCQEPYDPPEYLIKSFGLWNVRDRVTFMRGKGCPQCGQSGYKGRLALFEILQVDEMIQDMILRRASSQEMSRAAVRGKTMRTLKMDAARKIAAGLITLEEAASSIML, from the coding sequence GTGCCGAAACGCGAGCGCAAACGGCTGGGCGACCTGCTCATCGAAGCGGGCGTCATCACCCAGGCCCAGCTCAAGGAGGCTTTGACCGGACAGAAGCAGTCCGGCCTGAAGCTCGGCCAGTACATGATCCAGACGGGCATGATCAAGGAAGAGGTCATGCTCACGACGCTTTCGGCCCAGCTGCGCATCCCCAAATACCAGCCGGACAAGCATCCCTTCGAGGAAGGCGTGAGCAGCCTCGTCTCGGAGCAGATCGCCCGCAAGAACCGCATCGTTCCCCTCCAGCGCAAGGGCTCCCTGCTCATCGTGGCCATGCCCGACCCCATGGACATCAACGCCCTGGACACGGTCGAAATCGCCTCGAACATGGAAGTGGAGCCCGTCATCTGCTCGGAGAACGACTTCGAGATGCTCTTTTCGTCCATCTACGGCCGGGGCATCGTGCCCGACGCGGCCTACGAGGGCATCGCCGAGGAGGCCGGAGTCCAGGACGAGGGCGAAATCAGGCGCGACGCCGAAGTCAATGTGGACGCGCTTACGGACATGGCCGAGCAGGCCCCGGTCATCCGCATGGTCAACTCCATCCTCAACCAGGCCGTGCGCGAAAAGGCCAGCGACATCCACATCAGCCCGGAACGCGACTTCGTGACCGTGCGCTACCGCGTGGACGGCAAGCTCCGCTCCGTGCCCGCCCCGCCGAAATCCATCTTTCTGCCCCTGGTCTCGCGCCTGAAGATCATGGCCAACATGGACATCGCCATCAGCAAGATTCCCCAGGACGGGCGATTTTCCTTCCATACCCAGAACCATGAGTTCAACGTGCGCGTGTCCTCCCTGCCGACCATCTACGGCGAGAACCTCGTGCTCCGCCTGCTCGACCGCAACGCCCACGGCCTGACCCTGGACGAGCTGGGCTTCTCCGTGCACGACCGCCCCAAGGTGGACCTGGCCATCCGCCAGCCCTACGGCATGATCCTGGCGGCAGGCCCCACGGGCAGCGGCAAGACCACCACGCTCTATTCGTTCCTGCGGGCCATCAAGAACGACGAGATCAACATCCTGACCCTGGAAGACCCGGTCGAATACCGCATCGACAAGATCCGGCAGGTGCAGCTGAACACCAAGGCGGGCATGACCTTCGCCTCGGGCCTGCGCTCCATCCTGCGCCAGGATCCGGACGTGGTGCTCGTGGGCGAGATACGCGACCAGGAAACAGCGGCCATCGCAACCCAGGCGGCGCTCACGGGCCACCGCGTGCTCTCGACGCTGCACACCAACGAGGCCGCCGGAGCCATCACCCGTCTCGTGGAGATGGGCCTGGAGCCGTTCCTCGTGGCTTCGGTGCTGCTGCTCTCCGTGAGCCAGCGGCTCGTGCGCAAGGTCTGCCCGTTTTGCCAGGAGCCCTACGATCCGCCCGAATATCTCATCAAATCCTTCGGCCTCTGGAACGTGCGCGACCGCGTGACCTTCATGCGCGGCAAGGGCTGCCCCCAGTGCGGCCAGTCCGGATACAAGGGCCGTCTCGCGCTGTTCGAGATTCTCCAGGTGGACGAGATGATCCAGGACATGATCCTGCGGCGCGCCTCGTCCCAGGAAATGTCCCGCGCGGCCGTGCGCGGCAAGACCATGCGCACCCTGAAGATGGACGCCGCGCGCAAGATCGCGGCCGGACTGATCACCCTGGAGGAGGCCGCCTCCTCCATCATGCTCTAG
- a CDS encoding type II secretion system F family protein: protein MPVFSYKAMTGEGSKVSGTLEAESLELAYEKVLNLGYLPSSVKQGGKVKTRTETDAGGLTMLFTKVKAQDVILFTKQLRTMLNAGIPVLQSMQTLLAQIENPRLKAAVEEIAKDITGGQSMYRAFGKHKKIFSPLYCNMLRAGEISGTLIQVLDRLIYIIEHENKVRKDIQSALTYPIIVVVALVAAFVVLIVFVLPNFIKLFKDQGVALPWPTQVCVRLHEIISGYWPIIVPAILGTLFALWYWSKTDRGRLFFDTLLLNLPILGPVFVKAAMSRFGSIFAILQSSGITVLESVDIISGTIGNAAVSKQFEGVRELLEQGRGLAYPLKKAKYFTPMLVTMVAIGEESGQLEEMLKEVAQHYDYEVEYSVAKMSELLGPVLVACLACVVGFFALAVMLPMLDLMSSALAGA, encoded by the coding sequence ATGCCCGTATTCAGCTACAAGGCCATGACCGGGGAAGGGTCCAAAGTTTCCGGTACGCTGGAAGCGGAATCCCTGGAACTGGCCTATGAAAAGGTGCTCAACCTGGGCTACCTGCCTTCGAGCGTGAAGCAGGGCGGGAAGGTGAAGACCCGCACGGAGACCGATGCGGGCGGGCTGACCATGCTCTTCACCAAGGTCAAGGCCCAGGACGTCATCCTCTTCACCAAGCAGCTCAGGACCATGCTCAACGCGGGCATTCCCGTGCTCCAGTCGATGCAGACCCTGCTCGCGCAGATCGAGAATCCCAGGCTCAAGGCCGCCGTGGAAGAAATCGCCAAGGACATCACGGGCGGCCAGTCCATGTACCGCGCCTTCGGCAAGCACAAGAAGATCTTCAGCCCGCTCTACTGCAACATGCTCCGCGCCGGCGAAATTTCCGGTACGCTGATCCAGGTGCTCGACAGGCTGATCTACATCATCGAGCACGAAAACAAGGTCCGCAAGGACATCCAGAGCGCCCTGACCTACCCGATCATCGTGGTCGTGGCCCTTGTGGCGGCCTTCGTGGTGCTGATCGTCTTCGTGCTCCCGAACTTCATCAAGCTCTTCAAGGACCAGGGCGTGGCCCTGCCCTGGCCGACCCAGGTCTGCGTGCGGCTGCACGAGATCATTTCGGGATACTGGCCCATCATCGTGCCTGCGATCCTCGGCACGCTGTTCGCCCTCTGGTATTGGAGCAAGACCGACCGCGGCAGGCTTTTCTTCGACACGCTCCTGCTCAACCTGCCCATACTCGGCCCCGTGTTCGTCAAGGCCGCCATGTCCCGCTTCGGCAGCATCTTCGCCATACTCCAGTCCAGCGGCATCACCGTGCTGGAAAGCGTGGACATCATTTCCGGCACCATCGGCAACGCCGCCGTGTCCAAGCAGTTCGAGGGCGTGCGCGAGCTGCTGGAACAGGGGCGCGGCCTGGCGTATCCGCTCAAGAAAGCGAAATATTTTACGCCGATGCTTGTGACCATGGTCGCCATCGGCGAGGAGTCCGGTCAGCTGGAGGAAATGCTCAAGGAAGTCGCCCAGCACTACGACTACGAGGTCGAGTACTCGGTGGCCAAGATGAGCGAACTGCTCGGTCCGGTGCTCGTGGCCTGCCTCGCGTGCGTGGTCGGCTTCTTCGCCCTGGCCGTGATGCTGCCCATGCTCGACCTGATGAGTTCCGCCCTGGCAGGGGCCTAG
- a CDS encoding type II secretion system protein translates to MEIRKRQRREGGFTLIELITVIIILGILAAVVTPRYFSMVGDANDAAANGALAEGAARLNLAFAQHIMNNAGTPPANLGVINAAGGTLGANPVDIGDYQVSYSQTGTSVTISLFEDDGTTAVNWAAGGAATKVVPWPGS, encoded by the coding sequence ATGGAAATCAGGAAAAGACAGCGCAGGGAAGGCGGCTTCACGCTCATCGAGCTGATCACCGTCATCATCATCCTCGGCATTCTGGCCGCCGTGGTCACGCCCCGGTACTTCAGCATGGTCGGCGACGCCAACGACGCCGCAGCCAATGGTGCCCTGGCCGAAGGCGCGGCCCGCCTGAATCTGGCCTTTGCGCAGCACATCATGAACAATGCCGGAACGCCTCCGGCGAACCTCGGCGTCATCAATGCCGCTGGCGGCACTCTGGGAGCCAACCCCGTGGACATCGGCGACTACCAGGTTTCCTACTCGCAGACTGGTACCAGTGTCACCATTTCCTTGTTTGAAGACGACGGCACTACGGCCGTAAACTGGGCGGCCGGCGGTGCCGCAACCAAGGTCGTGCCCTGGCCCGGCTCCTAG
- a CDS encoding type II secretion system protein: MGSFPYPHGRSQQGFTLIELITVIIILGILAAVVTPRYFSMVDDARVAAARGAVAEGASRFYMTFADYTLNNSHTTPAGLSDISGAAYLGLDGGNRLVVGDFRLTYGGGADGADVTIDVEDRGGDGGWSEVDAASATVPWPGS, encoded by the coding sequence GTGGGCAGCTTCCCCTATCCGCATGGCCGGAGTCAGCAGGGCTTCACGCTCATCGAGCTCATCACCGTGATCATCATCCTCGGCATTCTGGCCGCGGTGGTCACCCCCCGCTATTTCAGCATGGTGGACGATGCGCGCGTCGCCGCCGCGCGCGGCGCCGTGGCCGAGGGCGCGTCCCGGTTCTACATGACCTTCGCGGACTACACGCTGAATAATTCCCATACCACGCCCGCAGGGCTCTCGGACATCTCCGGAGCCGCCTACCTCGGCCTCGACGGCGGCAACCGTCTGGTGGTGGGGGACTTTCGCCTGACCTACGGCGGCGGCGCGGACGGCGCGGACGTGACCATCGACGTGGAGGACCGGGGCGGCGACGGCGGCTGGAGCGAGGTGGACGCCGCCTCGGCCACGGTTCCCTGGCCCGGTTCCTGA
- a CDS encoding type IV pilus twitching motility protein PilT, producing the protein MAQINAFFKMLHELGGSDLHLSTGAPPMLRLRGDLQRIKHKPFSDEELKKLIYEITPEAKIKEFEESGDIDFAHEVPGLARYRVNFFRQHRGVGAVFREIPQFILSMEQLGLPPQLADLAMLDKGIVLVTGPTGSGKSTTLAAMIDHANRNRRDHILTIEDPIEFVHKSQGCLVNQREIGRHTRGFKAALRGALREDPDIILVGEMRDYETIALALEAAETGHLVLSTLHTVSAVKTIDRIIEVFPEDMQAQVRSSFADSFKAVVSQTLMKRADGKGRVAGLEILRGTPAVRNLIRKGENHQIPSVMQTNRHLGMQPLDDHIRELLEKGLIDRETARRHALDRSKFEDGGRDAL; encoded by the coding sequence ATGGCCCAGATCAACGCTTTTTTCAAGATGCTCCACGAACTCGGCGGCTCGGACCTGCACCTGAGCACGGGCGCGCCGCCCATGCTCCGGCTGCGCGGCGATCTCCAGCGCATCAAGCACAAGCCCTTCAGCGACGAAGAATTGAAGAAGCTGATCTACGAGATCACGCCGGAAGCCAAGATCAAGGAATTCGAGGAGAGCGGGGACATCGACTTCGCCCACGAGGTGCCGGGTCTGGCCCGCTACCGCGTGAATTTCTTTCGCCAGCATCGCGGGGTGGGCGCGGTCTTCCGCGAGATTCCCCAGTTCATCCTGAGCATGGAGCAGTTGGGCCTGCCTCCGCAGCTCGCGGACCTGGCCATGCTCGACAAGGGCATCGTGCTCGTGACCGGCCCCACGGGCAGCGGCAAGTCCACGACCCTGGCGGCCATGATCGACCACGCCAACCGCAACCGCCGCGACCACATCCTGACCATCGAAGATCCCATCGAGTTCGTGCACAAGTCCCAGGGCTGCCTCGTGAACCAGCGCGAAATCGGGCGGCATACGCGGGGCTTCAAGGCGGCCCTGCGCGGCGCTCTGCGCGAGGATCCGGACATCATCCTCGTGGGCGAAATGCGCGACTACGAAACCATCGCCCTGGCCCTGGAAGCGGCGGAGACGGGCCACCTCGTGCTTTCGACGCTGCACACCGTCTCGGCGGTCAAGACCATCGACCGGATCATCGAGGTCTTCCCGGAAGACATGCAGGCCCAGGTCCGCTCCAGCTTTGCGGACTCCTTCAAGGCCGTGGTTTCCCAGACCCTGATGAAGCGCGCGGACGGCAAGGGCCGCGTGGCCGGGCTGGAGATCCTGCGCGGAACCCCGGCCGTGCGCAACCTGATCCGCAAGGGCGAGAACCATCAGATCCCTTCCGTGATGCAGACCAACAGGCATCTCGGCATGCAGCCTCTGGACGACCACATCCGCGAGCTGCTGGAAAAGGGGCTCATCGATCGGGAAACCGCCCGCAGACATGCCCTGGACCGCAGCAAATTCGAGGACGGCGGCAGGGACGCGCTCTAG
- a CDS encoding type IV pilus twitching motility protein PilT: MRPEQFNAMAAAVLKRHPRLSDILFTVGASVQAEVDGELVPVRVRGLETLTPENTRAVAECVLGDHLVHRRALAERGSCDLSHALSSEARFRVNVFKQRGNLAVVMRRLPQVIPGMADLGLPPVFREIVRERHGLVLITGGTGTGKSNSLAALVDAVNAERAVHIVTLEDPVEFVHAHKKGVVSQRELHTDFDSFASGLRAALRQAPKVIMVGEIRDRETMEIALQAAGTGHLVLATLHTSDAGTTISRILGLFERHEERLVRMQLAESLRFVISQRLLPRVGGGRIAAFEVLRNTLRVRELVLQGEQGGKSFYEVLEEGGTHGMNTFDQSLFALFEQGFIEENTALLSASDRARLVRLLDRLKSSRGESVSDLRLSGIEEDLDADLR, from the coding sequence ATGCGGCCAGAGCAGTTCAACGCCATGGCGGCGGCAGTCCTGAAACGCCATCCCCGGCTTTCCGACATTCTTTTCACCGTGGGCGCGAGCGTGCAGGCCGAGGTGGACGGCGAACTCGTCCCGGTGCGCGTGCGCGGACTGGAAACGCTCACCCCGGAGAACACCCGCGCCGTGGCCGAATGCGTGCTCGGCGACCATCTCGTGCACCGGCGCGCCCTGGCCGAGCGCGGCTCCTGCGACCTTTCCCACGCCCTTTCCAGCGAGGCCCGTTTCCGGGTCAACGTCTTCAAGCAGCGCGGCAATCTCGCGGTGGTCATGCGCCGCCTGCCCCAGGTCATCCCCGGCATGGCGGACCTGGGCCTGCCTCCGGTTTTCCGCGAAATCGTCCGCGAGCGGCACGGGCTGGTCCTGATCACGGGCGGCACGGGCACGGGCAAGTCCAACTCCCTGGCCGCGCTCGTGGACGCGGTCAACGCCGAGCGCGCCGTGCACATCGTCACCCTGGAAGACCCCGTGGAATTCGTGCACGCGCACAAGAAGGGCGTGGTCAGCCAGCGCGAGCTGCACACGGATTTCGACTCCTTCGCCTCGGGCCTGCGCGCGGCCCTGCGCCAAGCGCCCAAGGTCATCATGGTCGGCGAGATCCGCGACCGCGAAACCATGGAGATCGCACTCCAGGCCGCAGGCACGGGGCATCTCGTGCTGGCCACCCTGCACACCTCGGACGCGGGAACGACCATCAGCCGCATTCTGGGCCTGTTCGAGCGGCACGAGGAGCGGCTGGTGCGCATGCAGCTGGCCGAAAGCCTGCGGTTCGTGATTTCGCAGCGGCTCTTGCCGCGCGTCGGCGGCGGGCGCATCGCCGCCTTCGAAGTCCTGCGCAATACGCTGCGGGTGCGCGAGCTGGTGCTCCAGGGCGAGCAGGGCGGGAAAAGCTTCTACGAGGTTTTGGAAGAGGGCGGGACGCACGGCATGAACACCTTCGACCAAAGCCTGTTCGCGCTCTTCGAGCAGGGATTCATCGAGGAGAACACCGCGCTGCTTTCCGCCAGCGACCGCGCGCGGCTCGTGCGCCTGCTCGACCGCCTCAAGAGCAGCCGGGGCGAGTCTGTCAGCGACCTTCGCCTTTCCGGCATTGAAGAAGACCTGGACGCGGACCTGCGCTGA
- a CDS encoding GGDEF domain-containing response regulator, with product MQLLIIDDSETSRLLLETVLRGEGFKDLAGASSWAQALDMLLALPDDKLPDVLLMDLEMPGINGIEATKLFKSAPRFADIPVIMITASDRLEDLEEAFRAGAGDFITKPVHRVELRARVGSALRLKLEMDSRKAREHELERMTRELETLSSQDGLTGVANRRQFDKVLEQEWQRCARDSMPLTLLMIDIDFFKRYNDALGHIEGDKCLKKVAQAIQTAFRRPGDFLARYGGEEFAALLPDTSPEGGLKVAQSIRQELLDLALPHPDSSVSDLVTVSMGKATLVPRPDGDSSVLVAASDESLYQAKEAGRDRICCFSHKNAD from the coding sequence ATGCAACTGCTGATCATCGACGATTCCGAAACCTCCCGGCTGCTTCTGGAAACAGTGCTGCGCGGAGAGGGCTTCAAGGATCTCGCGGGAGCCTCCTCCTGGGCGCAGGCCCTGGACATGCTCCTGGCCCTGCCCGACGACAAGCTCCCGGACGTGCTGCTCATGGATCTGGAGATGCCCGGCATCAACGGCATCGAAGCCACCAAGCTGTTCAAGTCGGCTCCGCGCTTTGCGGACATTCCAGTGATCATGATCACGGCCAGCGACCGCTTGGAGGATCTCGAAGAGGCTTTTCGCGCCGGGGCCGGAGACTTCATCACCAAGCCCGTGCACCGCGTGGAGCTGCGGGCGCGCGTCGGCTCGGCTCTCCGGCTCAAGCTGGAGATGGACAGCCGCAAGGCGCGGGAGCACGAGCTGGAACGCATGACCCGCGAGCTGGAGACGCTCTCCAGTCAGGACGGGCTCACGGGCGTGGCCAACCGCCGCCAGTTCGACAAGGTGCTCGAACAGGAATGGCAGCGTTGCGCGCGCGACTCCATGCCCCTGACCCTGCTGATGATCGACATCGATTTCTTCAAACGCTACAACGACGCCCTCGGCCACATCGAAGGCGACAAGTGCCTCAAGAAGGTGGCCCAGGCCATCCAGACGGCCTTCCGCAGGCCCGGCGACTTCCTGGCACGCTACGGCGGCGAGGAATTCGCGGCGCTGCTGCCGGACACCTCGCCGGAAGGCGGCTTGAAGGTGGCCCAGAGCATCCGCCAGGAACTGCTCGACCTGGCCCTGCCCCACCCCGATTCCTCGGTGTCCGACCTCGTGACCGTCAGCATGGGCAAGGCCACCCTGGTTCCCCGGCCGGACGGCGACTCCTCGGTCCTGGTGGCCGCGAGCGACGAATCGCTCTACCAGGCCAAGGAGGCCGGACGCGACCGCATCTGCTGCTTCAGCCACAAGAACGCGGACTGA
- a CDS encoding bactofilin family protein yields the protein MYVCCVYDTQAIDRRSGERGNTLIYIVVALVAFGVIASVSATRYATTTSAVMRPNCALQAEYMAESGMRYAMARLRACASESAVTDAVLDMNGKTYVVDDGTGMSFTLAVTYSSGAATVNSTGTSCSTAEPATASTGNLTFNLPAASGGGSEGGDGAAVLGGIYGGTAATISGDVIGDVITQSVTIRGGSSISGSLTFLGTSTCLSISGGARVGTLGENNTLCSLTCVVVKGGATVNGDLNAQGDVSINSGTVNGDIRSAGGVTNSNGTVNGSIYAQDSVSITGTVHGDVYSGGDVFIGWGGTVTGDIYCTGTATSPGGFRGSVTTGYDKAEIALPEICQSYTFPEHKTVASTQALVINADKVFTGVADLGDTSNAYTSITSSGWHKICFDLSTPGTYINIFCSGDMSFHGELYVRTSSSVPCFSASNRVSSTSFAEYAEASRVYMDVKGNVSFGGGVSWFGTIYAGGDIRPGSGGSYIGGLYANGELNPGNSWFSSRFVASDYIGAFWP from the coding sequence ATGTATGTTTGCTGCGTGTACGACACCCAGGCCATAGACCGCCGATCCGGCGAACGCGGAAACACCCTCATCTACATCGTGGTGGCGCTCGTTGCCTTCGGCGTCATCGCATCGGTCAGCGCGACGCGCTATGCAACCACGACGTCCGCGGTCATGCGTCCGAACTGCGCCCTGCAAGCCGAGTACATGGCGGAATCCGGCATGCGCTACGCAATGGCGCGCCTGCGGGCCTGCGCGAGCGAGAGCGCCGTCACGGATGCCGTGCTGGACATGAACGGGAAGACCTACGTCGTGGACGATGGCACGGGGATGTCCTTCACGCTCGCCGTCACCTACTCGAGCGGGGCCGCAACAGTAAACTCCACCGGAACAAGCTGCTCCACGGCTGAACCGGCCACAGCGTCCACGGGCAACCTGACCTTCAACCTGCCGGCCGCTTCCGGCGGCGGGTCGGAAGGCGGCGACGGAGCCGCCGTCCTCGGCGGCATATACGGCGGCACGGCCGCAACCATCTCCGGCGACGTCATCGGGGACGTCATCACGCAATCGGTCACCATCAGGGGCGGCAGCAGCATCAGCGGCTCGCTCACGTTCCTCGGAACGTCCACCTGCCTCTCGATTTCCGGCGGCGCGCGGGTGGGGACGCTTGGCGAGAACAACACCCTCTGCTCGCTTACCTGCGTCGTCGTCAAGGGCGGCGCAACCGTGAACGGCGACCTGAACGCGCAGGGCGATGTCTCCATAAACAGCGGCACCGTGAACGGCGACATCCGCTCCGCAGGCGGCGTGACCAACTCGAACGGCACCGTGAACGGATCCATCTACGCGCAGGACTCCGTGAGCATCACCGGCACGGTGCACGGCGACGTCTACTCCGGCGGCGACGTCTTCATCGGGTGGGGCGGCACGGTGACCGGCGACATCTACTGCACCGGCACGGCCACGTCTCCGGGCGGCTTCCGCGGCAGCGTGACAACGGGCTACGACAAGGCCGAGATCGCCCTTCCCGAAATCTGCCAGAGCTATACGTTCCCTGAGCACAAGACCGTGGCCAGCACCCAGGCCCTCGTCATCAACGCGGACAAGGTCTTCACCGGCGTGGCCGACCTGGGCGACACCTCCAACGCCTATACCTCCATCACCTCGTCCGGCTGGCACAAGATATGTTTCGATCTCTCCACGCCCGGCACCTACATCAACATCTTCTGCAGCGGCGACATGTCCTTCCACGGCGAACTCTATGTGCGCACCTCGTCGAGCGTTCCCTGCTTCTCGGCGTCGAACAGGGTCTCCAGCACCAGCTTCGCGGAATACGCAGAGGCAAGCCGCGTGTACATGGACGTGAAGGGGAACGTGAGCTTCGGCGGCGGGGTGAGCTGGTTCGGCACCATTTACGCCGGCGGCGACATCCGGCCCGGCAGCGGCGGGAGCTACATCGGCGGACTGTACGCCAACGGGGAGCTGAACCCCGGCAACAGTTGGTTCTCCTCGCGGTTTGTCGCTTCAGACTACATCGGGGCTTTCTGGCCCTGA
- a CDS encoding PulJ/GspJ family protein has product MRGAPRDNAHERGVTLIELVVSLLIFSIIAIAGTMFISLAMNSYLITDAAVRSAQGADNALIRLGIELKSAQGIGGSNTVILAANTSLRYTSSDANLSGTRQVLLSGGNLYIAVDGTDYLLLEDVTDFTLQVEQNDTDGDAANQEISSINIGFRIGGTGATYELNVTPREFIRL; this is encoded by the coding sequence ATGCGCGGCGCACCGCGGGATAACGCCCATGAGCGCGGGGTGACGCTCATCGAACTGGTCGTCTCGCTGCTGATCTTCTCGATCATCGCCATCGCCGGAACCATGTTCATCTCCCTGGCCATGAACAGCTATCTCATCACCGACGCGGCAGTCCGATCGGCCCAGGGAGCGGACAACGCCCTGATCCGCCTGGGCATCGAACTCAAATCGGCCCAAGGCATCGGCGGTTCGAATACCGTGATCCTCGCGGCGAACACCTCGCTGCGATACACCAGCTCCGACGCCAACCTCTCCGGCACCCGGCAGGTGCTCCTTTCCGGCGGCAATCTGTACATAGCGGTGGACGGCACGGACTACCTGCTCCTGGAAGACGTGACCGACTTCACCCTCCAGGTGGAGCAGAACGATACGGACGGCGACGCCGCCAACCAGGAAATCTCCTCCATCAACATCGGCTTCCGCATCGGCGGAACCGGCGCAACCTACGAACTCAACGTCACGCCCCGCGAGTTCATCCGGCTGTAG